In a single window of the Halopiger xanaduensis SH-6 genome:
- a CDS encoding globin-coupled sensor protein, which translates to MNAGDERITPAVRRDVDGAQLAGEIGIDGREIEWRKEFTGFDDADRRRLQALDDVAGPIVDETVDDFYDNLQSYEETLEIFDRSTKTVEQLKQTQRQYLTQLFAGQYDESYFRRRARIGKIHDLLDLGPKIYLGAYSVFYEHLLEAIVEDLKADLPETVDETAATDGDGETRSPAQALDELAARTLSLLKVTNLDQQVAMDTYIHSYSQRLDDIIDEQEALMEQVSREVQRPLADLEASATDVAASSERISEKARDQADSMETVTSEVADMSATVEEIASTAEEVAATSAEAESQAQEGREAATEAIELMQSIDTSTAEVAADVSQLEERIDEIDEIVDVINDIADQTNLLALNASIEAAHAGEDGDGFAVVANEVKSLAEESQEHAREIEGLVDEIKTDTAETVASLEETTREIDRGITQVNDAMETLQDIARAVEEASEGVRQVSDATDDQAASTEEVASLVDELLEQADQVADEIEDVASANEEQAEKVERISSTVSRLSDSE; encoded by the coding sequence ATGAACGCAGGGGACGAACGGATAACGCCGGCCGTTAGACGGGACGTCGACGGGGCGCAGCTGGCCGGCGAGATCGGTATCGACGGACGGGAGATCGAGTGGCGCAAGGAATTTACCGGCTTCGACGATGCCGACCGGCGGCGGCTGCAGGCCCTGGACGATGTCGCCGGTCCGATCGTTGACGAGACGGTCGACGACTTTTACGACAATCTCCAGTCGTACGAGGAGACGCTCGAGATCTTCGATCGCTCCACGAAGACGGTCGAGCAACTCAAACAGACGCAGCGACAGTATCTCACGCAGCTCTTTGCCGGACAGTACGACGAGTCGTACTTCCGGCGTCGTGCGCGGATCGGGAAGATACACGATCTGCTGGACCTGGGACCGAAGATCTACCTCGGGGCCTACTCCGTCTTCTACGAGCACCTCCTCGAGGCGATCGTCGAGGATCTGAAAGCCGACCTGCCCGAGACCGTCGACGAGACGGCGGCGACTGACGGCGACGGCGAGACGCGGTCGCCGGCCCAAGCGCTGGACGAACTGGCGGCGCGAACGCTGTCGCTGCTGAAGGTGACCAACCTCGACCAGCAGGTGGCGATGGACACCTACATCCACTCGTACAGCCAGCGGCTCGACGATATCATCGACGAACAGGAGGCGCTGATGGAGCAGGTCAGTCGGGAGGTCCAGCGGCCGCTCGCCGATCTGGAGGCCTCGGCCACCGACGTCGCAGCGAGTTCCGAACGGATCAGCGAGAAAGCGCGCGATCAAGCCGACTCGATGGAGACCGTAACCAGCGAAGTCGCGGACATGTCGGCGACGGTCGAGGAGATCGCCTCGACGGCCGAGGAGGTCGCCGCGACCAGCGCCGAGGCCGAAAGCCAGGCCCAGGAGGGGCGGGAGGCGGCGACGGAAGCGATCGAGTTGATGCAGTCGATCGATACGTCGACCGCCGAGGTCGCCGCCGACGTCTCGCAACTCGAGGAGCGCATCGACGAGATCGACGAGATCGTCGACGTCATCAACGATATCGCCGACCAGACGAACCTGCTGGCACTGAACGCCTCGATCGAAGCGGCACACGCCGGCGAGGACGGCGACGGGTTCGCCGTCGTCGCCAACGAGGTCAAATCGCTGGCCGAGGAGTCCCAAGAACACGCCCGCGAGATCGAGGGGCTGGTCGACGAGATCAAAACTGACACCGCCGAGACGGTCGCGAGCCTCGAGGAGACGACTCGGGAGATCGATCGCGGAATCACGCAGGTCAACGACGCGATGGAAACCCTGCAGGACATCGCCCGCGCCGTCGAGGAGGCGTCGGAGGGCGTTCGGCAGGTGTCCGACGCGACCGACGATCAGGCCGCCAGCACCGAGGAGGTCGCGTCGCTGGTCGACGAACTCCTCGAGCAAGCCGATCAGGTTGCCGACGAGATCGAAGACGTCGCCAGCGCCAACGAGGAGCAAGCCGAGAAAGTCGAACGGATCAGTTCGACCGTTTCTCGCCTCTCGGACAGCGAGTAG